From a single Nostoc edaphicum CCNP1411 genomic region:
- a CDS encoding choice-of-anchor I family protein yields MALTQGDIAFISFNADEDGWSIVTFVDIDPNTIIYFTDNEATSLTSFNTGESYFQWNSGASTITAGTVIRFSAIDNAVNLAASIGTLSRVSVSGSANYGLAASDETLYAYLGTSATAPTTFLAGVSSEGTTNLTPAGLSNGVNAIALSNDSDYGVYNGSRSGQASFANYKPLVNNVANWFDGGDGSYAATVPDTTKFAIASGNPTVNLSVNANSGTEAGTTQITVTATASSAVSGNQTVNLGVTGTDITAGDYNLSNNIITILDGQTAGSVTFTVVDDAVIEDTETATLTISNPSAGITLGTTSQNITIADNDATFPIVNLSLSSTTGLEANTTAITVTANASSAVSGNQTVNLGVSGTGITAGDFYLTNNIITIPSGETTGSVTFIVADDAIAEGTETATLTIGTPSAGIILGSTTSQNITITNNNSSFLQKIGGFTSTNGAEISAFDPGSDRLFVVAGSIIEIYNVSNTGAVTSAGTLTTGFTPPAGTQAIPNSVAVKNGIVAVAYAIQNTTTNAQQIGQVSFYNAASGNFLNSVAVGALPDMLTFTPDGTKVLVANEGEPNSYGQPNSVDPEGSVSIINISGGVANATVAQASFTSFNSQIATLKAAGVRITGPGSTVAQDLEPEYIAVAPDGKTARITLQENNAIAILDIASATITSILPLGAKNHNLPGNGLDASDRDGKINIQNWPIFGLYQPDAIASFSANGQTYYITANEGDSRDYTGFSEEIRVGAAGYVLDPTVFPNAATLKNNANLGRLQLTGATGDIDGDRDFDRIEALGARSFSIWDASGNQIFDSGDQFEQITATKVPTLFNSDGAADTFDSRSDNKGPEPEGVVIGVINNRTYAFVGLERTGDVIVYEVTNPQAPSFVQYINTPEDIAIEGLTFVSAADSPTGKPLLVTTNEVSKTVAVFEVTPSVRISDIQGTGHISSFRNQTVSNVAGIVTVKTSNGFYLQDPTPDSDDRTSEAIFVFTSSAPTVSVGDSILVSGTVTEFRPGNNANNLTTTEITSPTIVKLSSGNALPTATILGNGGRTIPTTVIDNDTTGNIETGTTTFDPAQDGIDFYESLEGMLVQINNPVAVSPTNSFGEIWVLADDGANATGRTARGGIVISPNDFNPERIQIDDTLFTSGSSPKVNVGATLDTITGVVDYNFSNYEVLPTSVTVTSNTLTREVTNLTPTTDQLTVATYNVENLDPGDDPTKFNNLANRIVNNLKSPDIISLEEIQDNNGPTNDSVVDASATFQKLIDTIIAAGGPTYQYRQINPVDDTNGGEPGGNIRVGFLFNPSRVSFVDRPGGSSTTSTTVTNVSGVPTVSNSPGLIDPTNSAFTSSRKPLVGEFTFNGETVYVIGNHFNSKGGDQPLFGPNQPPTLTSETQRQQQATLVKNFVSSILAIDPNANVVVAGDLNDFEFSNPVNTIESAGLTSLIETLPQNERYTYNFEGNAQTLDHVLVSNNLLNKLDGYDVVHINSEFADQDSDHDPSVARFNLPKNNAPTVVEPIDDQIISTNKPFSFNVSNKFADIDQGDTLSYSATGLPAGSSIVANTGVISGNISQTGIFAVTVIAADGKGANVSDTFDLTVANNKATFGNDIIFVSELTGLNRYIVNALAGSDRVIGTNGSELINGGAGNDYLDGKGSTDVLLGGDGNDTILGGLGSDALSGGNGNDRLIGWGGGTNEIDLLNGEQGADTYVLGDASSVFYTSSRNSDYAYILNFQANDQIQLKGVANNYSLGSVRSDVGIFTNNGAELIAVVENGLNRNTNLATDTRFVFV; encoded by the coding sequence ATGGCTTTGACACAAGGCGATATTGCTTTTATCTCTTTCAATGCCGATGAAGATGGTTGGTCTATTGTCACGTTTGTAGACATAGACCCGAATACAATCATTTACTTCACTGATAACGAAGCTACTAGCCTGACATCTTTTAACACTGGGGAGTCTTATTTTCAGTGGAATTCAGGAGCTAGTACCATTACTGCTGGTACTGTAATTCGTTTCAGCGCAATTGACAATGCTGTTAATCTAGCAGCGTCGATTGGTACATTGAGTCGGGTTAGCGTTTCTGGTAGTGCTAACTATGGTCTTGCTGCATCTGATGAGACTCTTTATGCTTATCTCGGCACTAGCGCCACTGCTCCAACCACATTTTTGGCTGGTGTGTCAAGTGAGGGAACGACAAATCTAACTCCTGCTGGGCTAAGTAATGGAGTTAATGCGATCGCACTCTCGAATGACTCTGACTATGGGGTATATAATGGTTCACGCAGTGGACAAGCCAGTTTTGCAAACTACAAACCGCTTGTTAACAACGTCGCCAATTGGTTCGATGGCGGAGATGGTAGTTATGCTGCAACAGTCCCAGATACCACAAAGTTTGCGATCGCTAGTGGAAATCCCACAGTCAATTTATCTGTAAACGCTAACTCCGGAACTGAAGCAGGTACAACCCAAATTACAGTTACCGCTACTGCTTCTAGTGCTGTTTCCGGTAATCAAACAGTTAACTTAGGCGTAACGGGAACTGACATCACCGCTGGTGATTACAACCTCAGCAACAATATCATCACAATTCTTGACGGACAAACCGCAGGTTCCGTCACATTCACCGTTGTAGATGATGCTGTAATTGAAGACACAGAAACCGCTACATTAACCATCAGTAATCCTTCCGCAGGTATTACACTGGGCACTACTTCCCAAAACATCACGATCGCTGATAACGATGCTACGTTTCCAATTGTCAACTTATCCCTCAGCAGCACTACTGGCTTGGAAGCAAACACAACAGCTATCACCGTTACGGCTAATGCATCCAGTGCCGTATCTGGGAATCAGACCGTTAATTTAGGGGTTTCGGGAACAGGCATCACCGCTGGAGATTTTTACCTCACCAACAATATCATCACCATTCCTAGTGGAGAAACCACTGGTTCTGTTACCTTTATCGTTGCCGATGATGCGATCGCAGAAGGAACAGAAACCGCAACATTGACCATTGGTACACCCTCCGCAGGTATTATCCTGGGCAGCACCACTTCCCAAAATATTACGATTACCAACAATAACTCCAGCTTTTTACAGAAAATTGGTGGCTTCACCAGTACAAATGGGGCCGAAATATCCGCCTTTGATCCTGGAAGCGATCGCCTGTTTGTGGTTGCTGGCAGCATAATTGAAATTTATAACGTCAGCAATACAGGTGCAGTAACCTCGGCTGGTACTTTGACAACAGGATTTACGCCCCCCGCAGGTACGCAAGCCATTCCCAACAGCGTGGCGGTGAAAAATGGCATTGTCGCAGTCGCCTACGCCATCCAAAATACCACCACAAACGCCCAACAGATCGGACAGGTGAGTTTCTACAATGCCGCCAGTGGCAACTTCTTGAACTCGGTGGCGGTGGGTGCATTACCCGATATGCTCACCTTTACCCCCGATGGTACGAAGGTATTAGTCGCAAATGAAGGGGAACCCAACAGCTACGGGCAACCAAATTCGGTAGATCCTGAAGGTTCAGTCAGTATTATTAATATTTCTGGTGGCGTGGCTAATGCAACCGTTGCTCAAGCCTCATTTACGAGCTTCAATAGCCAAATTGCCACACTCAAAGCCGCAGGCGTGCGGATTACTGGACCCGGCTCGACGGTAGCACAAGACTTAGAACCAGAGTATATTGCAGTAGCTCCAGACGGTAAAACTGCACGGATTACCTTGCAAGAAAACAATGCGATCGCTATTCTGGATATTGCTAGCGCCACCATCACCAGCATTTTGCCTCTGGGTGCGAAAAATCACAATCTCCCAGGTAATGGATTAGATGCTAGCGATCGCGATGGTAAAATTAATATTCAGAATTGGCCGATATTTGGGTTATATCAACCCGATGCGATCGCTAGCTTCAGTGCTAACGGACAAACCTACTACATCACCGCCAACGAAGGAGATTCCCGCGACTACACTGGTTTTAGCGAGGAAATCCGGGTTGGTGCAGCCGGATATGTTTTAGATCCAACTGTTTTCCCGAATGCGGCAACTCTCAAGAATAATGCCAATCTGGGACGGTTGCAATTAACCGGGGCCACGGGTGATATCGATGGAGACAGAGATTTCGATCGGATCGAAGCATTGGGGGCGCGTTCCTTTTCGATTTGGGACGCAAGCGGTAATCAGATATTCGACAGTGGCGACCAATTTGAACAAATCACCGCAACTAAAGTACCAACCCTGTTTAACTCAGATGGTGCAGCTGATACTTTTGACAGCCGCAGTGATAACAAAGGGCCCGAACCCGAAGGTGTGGTGATCGGAGTCATCAACAACCGCACTTATGCTTTTGTGGGTTTAGAACGGACTGGCGATGTCATCGTTTATGAAGTGACAAATCCGCAAGCGCCAAGCTTCGTTCAATATATCAACACTCCCGAAGATATTGCGATCGAAGGGCTAACCTTTGTCTCGGCGGCTGATAGTCCCACAGGCAAGCCTTTGTTAGTTACCACAAACGAAGTCAGCAAAACGGTTGCGGTGTTTGAAGTAACTCCCTCCGTTCGGATTAGCGATATTCAGGGAACGGGGCATATTTCATCCTTTAGAAATCAGACTGTCAGTAATGTAGCGGGAATTGTCACGGTTAAAACAAGTAACGGTTTTTACTTGCAAGACCCTACTCCAGACAGCGACGATCGCACTTCCGAAGCCATTTTTGTTTTCACATCATCAGCACCAACTGTATCCGTCGGTGATTCTATATTAGTCAGTGGGACAGTTACAGAGTTTCGTCCAGGTAATAATGCCAATAACCTAACGACCACAGAAATTACTAGCCCGACGATAGTCAAACTCTCCAGTGGAAATGCTTTGCCAACTGCCACGATTTTGGGTAATGGCGGCAGAACTATTCCAACAACGGTAATTGATAACGACACTACCGGTAATATCGAAACTGGAACAACCACCTTTGACCCTGCCCAGGATGGCATTGATTTCTACGAAAGCTTAGAAGGAATGCTAGTCCAGATAAATAATCCTGTGGCAGTTAGTCCGACAAATTCTTTTGGGGAAATTTGGGTACTCGCAGACGATGGTGCTAATGCCACCGGACGTACAGCCCGTGGCGGTATCGTGATTAGTCCTAACGATTTTAACCCAGAGCGTATCCAAATTGATGACACACTGTTTACCTCTGGTAGCTCACCCAAAGTTAACGTTGGTGCTACTTTGGACACCATTACAGGTGTGGTGGATTATAACTTCAGCAACTATGAAGTTCTACCTACCTCAGTGACAGTGACTTCAAACACGCTGACTAGGGAAGTCACTAATTTAACTCCGACTACCGACCAGCTGACAGTTGCTACCTACAACGTTGAAAACCTTGACCCAGGTGATGATCCAACCAAGTTTAACAACCTGGCTAACCGCATTGTTAATAATCTGAAATCCCCAGATATCATTAGTCTGGAAGAAATTCAGGACAATAACGGGCCGACAAATGATAGCGTAGTTGATGCCAGTGCCACTTTCCAAAAATTAATTGATACAATCATTGCTGCTGGCGGCCCCACATATCAATATCGCCAAATTAATCCAGTAGACGATACGAACGGCGGTGAACCTGGTGGAAATATCCGGGTTGGCTTCTTATTTAATCCCAGTCGTGTCAGCTTTGTAGATCGCCCCGGTGGTAGTTCCACCACCAGCACCACAGTTACCAATGTCTCTGGTGTTCCCACAGTTTCTAATAGTCCTGGTTTAATCGACCCCACCAACTCAGCTTTTACCAGCAGTCGTAAGCCGTTAGTAGGTGAATTTACTTTCAACGGTGAAACTGTTTATGTAATTGGCAATCACTTTAACTCTAAAGGTGGCGACCAACCATTATTTGGGCCGAATCAACCACCAACTCTCACTAGCGAAACCCAGCGTCAGCAACAAGCTACCCTGGTGAAAAACTTTGTCAGCAGTATTTTAGCGATCGACCCTAATGCCAATGTCGTAGTGGCGGGTGACTTAAATGACTTTGAGTTTTCCAACCCCGTCAACACCATAGAAAGCGCTGGACTGACTTCCTTAATTGAAACGCTGCCGCAAAATGAGCGTTACACATACAACTTTGAAGGTAACGCCCAAACCCTTGACCACGTTTTAGTTAGTAACAACTTGCTCAACAAGCTAGATGGGTATGATGTCGTTCACATAAACTCAGAGTTTGCTGATCAGGATAGCGATCATGACCCTAGCGTGGCTCGGTTTAATCTCCCTAAAAACAATGCTCCCACGGTAGTAGAACCGATTGACGACCAAATCATCTCTACTAATAAACCCTTCTCTTTCAATGTCAGTAACAAATTTGCTGACATCGATCAAGGCGATACCCTCAGCTACAGTGCTACGGGCTTACCCGCTGGATCTAGTATCGTTGCAAACACAGGTGTAATATCTGGCAATATCTCCCAAACTGGGATTTTTGCAGTCACAGTCATCGCTGCTGATGGCAAAGGCGCTAATGTTAGTGATACCTTTGACCTGACTGTGGCCAATAACAAGGCGACATTTGGCAACGATATCATCTTTGTTAGCGAACTTACGGGTTTGAACAGATACATAGTCAACGCTCTAGCTGGAAGCGATCGCGTTATCGGCACTAATGGCAGTGAGTTAATAAATGGTGGAGCAGGTAATGATTACCTGGATGGCAAGGGAAGCACAGATGTACTCCTTGGCGGCGATGGCAATGACACAATTTTAGGTGGACTTGGCAGTGACGCACTTTCTGGGGGTAATGGTAATGACCGCCTGATTGGTTGGGGGGGCGGCACAAACGAAATCGACCTCCTCAACGGCGAGCAAGGTGCAGATACTTACGTCTTGGGTGATGCCAGTTCAGTTTTCTATACCAGTTCCCGCAACAGTGACTACGCCTATATTCTCAACTTCCAAGCAAACGATCAGATTCAGCTTAAGGGAGTTGCTAACAATTACTCACTAGGGTCAGTTAGATCGGACGTGGGCATTTTCACCAACAATGGAGCGGAATTGATTGCTGTTGTGGAAAACGGGTTAAACCGCAATACCAATTTGGCGACAGATACTCGTTTCGTCTTTGTTTAA
- a CDS encoding COP23 domain-containing protein: MSSQLIRLISLGSIGLSLCLGNSAAMAQYDSTGDGVVVPTIPSGGTSAPVPIDTSTGIPPSPSSDGTTRFSCQTYNGQYTVMYQPQSQPGQFFPWAAPAALGGGWDAQRRCAAIASRLELYRPDGLQELQTSVENNENTVCVTTETNPNCRIVLTVPRGKDPVVIRNSIFQNLTIADSGQQTIAVNTYGNRNSGSNEIYNLGRTLLGSGNNRVSSSRSGINLKPFLDRQDGGTGNNLRSGVAIRRQSQPNGARLAPGKFR; this comes from the coding sequence ATGTCATCACAACTGATTCGGTTGATTTCTTTAGGCAGTATTGGCTTATCTTTGTGTCTGGGAAATTCGGCAGCAATGGCGCAATATGATTCTACTGGCGATGGTGTAGTAGTACCAACAATACCATCAGGTGGTACATCAGCACCCGTACCAATTGACACATCGACAGGTATACCACCTTCACCCTCATCTGACGGTACAACTCGGTTTAGCTGTCAGACTTACAATGGACAGTATACTGTCATGTATCAGCCACAAAGTCAACCAGGACAATTCTTTCCTTGGGCGGCGCCTGCGGCTTTAGGTGGTGGTTGGGACGCACAAAGACGTTGTGCAGCGATCGCCAGTCGCTTAGAACTTTATCGCCCAGATGGCTTACAAGAACTCCAGACATCTGTAGAAAATAACGAAAATACTGTCTGCGTCACAACTGAAACTAACCCAAACTGTAGAATTGTGCTGACAGTCCCGCGTGGTAAAGATCCTGTTGTTATTCGCAATAGCATTTTTCAAAACTTGACTATTGCTGATAGTGGACAGCAAACCATAGCTGTTAACACTTATGGCAATCGCAATAGTGGAAGCAACGAAATATATAATTTAGGACGCACACTTCTAGGTAGTGGCAATAATCGGGTTAGTTCATCTAGAAGTGGGATTAATTTGAAACCTTTCCTTGATCGCCAAGATGGTGGTACTGGAAATAATTTGCGGAGTGGAGTAGCAATTCGTCGTCAGTCTCAACCTAACGGTGCTCGTCTAGCTCCTGGTAAGTTCCGGTAA
- the psb34 gene encoding photosystem II assembly protein Psb34 has protein sequence MYTTTNEDGILNNYAAEPKMYYAEYPAIWEQRKYVLQGLFATLIVTALVLISFTVS, from the coding sequence ATGTATACCACCACTAACGAAGACGGCATTCTCAACAACTATGCAGCAGAACCCAAGATGTACTACGCTGAGTACCCAGCAATTTGGGAACAACGTAAATACGTTTTACAGGGTCTTTTTGCAACCTTAATCGTCACCGCTTTAGTTTTGATTAGTTTTACTGTTAGCTAA
- a CDS encoding mucoidy inhibitor MuiA family protein produces the protein MVNPEIPSWRKTVQSEIVAVTVYADRALVTRRSVVDLTGIEQELVITAMPMTLETESVRVSGTGTVAVRLVGVSSDRIYTTEPVAERVAHLTRQIQQLEAEKRHLQAQVDALALQSSFIAGLREKTEEPFSQSLSRKNLSLSETLDFLNFLGSQYSEYAIASGECKTQQQELDKQLQALHTSLQKIQTPHPKESFNLVVAVEVAGEGKFELEVSYIVNRASWNPLYDLRFSTTSDIVHLSYLAEITQSTGEDWIGANLTLSTAKPGLGTLPPKLEPWYIDAPRPQLLQRHRFTAQPPLLPTIAEPPASAARADWQEQDEVAQDSLIAAETVTAEVSKEGSVVTFKLNSGGNIPSDGAPHKTTIFNDDYPCSFDYVAMPRLVSFAYLQANVKNNPNGATLLPGKANIFRDNVFVGTTGLENIAPGQEFKLNLGIDEGLKIERDLVERLVDKRLISNQRRITYSYRLIITNLLDKELNLKLTEQLPVSRNEQIKVRLSRSNPQIQLGEMGILEWLLTLPAQERREIYYQFNVEHPPDLMVVGLDI, from the coding sequence GTGGTTAACCCGGAAATACCATCTTGGCGCAAAACAGTACAAAGCGAGATTGTAGCTGTTACCGTGTATGCTGACAGAGCATTGGTTACACGGCGGAGTGTAGTTGATTTAACAGGAATTGAACAGGAATTAGTAATTACCGCAATGCCAATGACTCTAGAAACTGAGTCTGTTAGGGTTAGCGGTACAGGTACGGTAGCGGTGCGCTTGGTGGGAGTTAGTAGCGATCGCATCTACACTACTGAACCTGTAGCGGAGCGAGTCGCACATTTGACAAGGCAAATTCAGCAATTAGAAGCAGAAAAACGCCACCTGCAAGCTCAGGTGGATGCTTTAGCATTGCAATCTAGTTTTATCGCTGGCTTACGTGAAAAAACAGAAGAACCCTTTTCACAGAGTTTGTCTCGGAAAAATCTCAGCCTTAGCGAAACTTTGGATTTTTTGAACTTTCTCGGAAGCCAGTATAGTGAATATGCGATCGCATCTGGAGAGTGCAAAACCCAACAGCAGGAATTAGACAAACAACTGCAAGCACTCCACACCTCATTGCAAAAAATTCAAACGCCCCATCCAAAAGAGAGTTTTAACTTAGTTGTAGCAGTTGAAGTAGCGGGTGAAGGAAAATTTGAATTAGAGGTATCTTACATAGTAAATCGCGCTAGTTGGAATCCGCTTTATGACTTACGCTTTAGCACTACCAGCGATATTGTACATCTGAGCTACCTTGCAGAAATTACTCAAAGCACTGGCGAAGATTGGATTGGTGCAAATCTTACCCTTTCTACCGCTAAACCGGGATTAGGTACACTCCCACCCAAACTTGAACCCTGGTATATTGATGCGCCACGTCCACAACTGTTACAACGACACCGATTTACTGCCCAGCCACCACTGCTACCTACCATAGCAGAACCGCCTGCTTCTGCTGCCAGAGCGGATTGGCAAGAACAAGATGAAGTTGCACAAGATAGTCTGATCGCAGCAGAAACCGTTACAGCAGAAGTATCCAAAGAAGGTAGTGTAGTTACCTTTAAATTGAATAGTGGTGGCAATATTCCCAGTGATGGCGCACCCCATAAAACTACGATTTTTAATGATGATTATCCTTGTAGCTTCGATTATGTCGCAATGCCGCGCTTGGTAAGCTTTGCTTATCTACAAGCGAATGTAAAAAATAATCCCAACGGTGCAACTTTGTTACCAGGTAAAGCGAATATTTTCCGCGACAACGTTTTTGTCGGCACTACTGGGTTGGAGAATATTGCACCAGGGCAAGAATTCAAACTGAACTTAGGAATTGACGAAGGTTTAAAAATTGAGCGCGACTTAGTTGAACGTCTGGTAGATAAAAGATTAATTAGTAACCAGCGCCGGATTACTTATAGTTATCGGCTGATAATTACTAACTTACTCGACAAAGAGCTAAATCTGAAACTAACTGAACAATTGCCAGTTAGCCGCAACGAGCAAATTAAAGTGCGTCTCAGTCGTAGCAACCCACAAATTCAACTTGGTGAAATGGGGATTTTAGAATGGCTGTTAACTCTTCCAGCCCAAGAGCGACGAGAGATATATTACCAGTTTAATGTTGAACATCCACCTGACCTAATGGTAGTTGGGTTAGATATCTAG
- a CDS encoding LysR family transcriptional regulator, which produces MNQATLHQLKVFEAAARHSSFTRAAEELFLTQPTVSMQIKQLTKSVGLPLFEQVGKRLYLTEAGRELFATCRQIFDNIAQYEMKVADLKGLKQGQLRLAVITTAKYFIPRLLGPFCELYPGIDISLQVTNHEQILERMSQNLDDLYIMSQIPDNIDVTCEPFLENPLIVFAPTNHPLSKEKNIPIQRLSNEPFIMREPGSGTRRAVQKLFEEEGVTVKVKLELGSNEAIKQAIAGGLGISVLSRHTLLSDTSEFSILDVQHFPIQRHWYMVYPSGKQLSIVARAYYEYLLAAAKNFVEQNVDPVSNSAFEPSHG; this is translated from the coding sequence TTGAACCAAGCGACGCTGCACCAGTTAAAGGTGTTCGAGGCGGCGGCACGGCACAGTAGCTTTACTCGTGCTGCGGAGGAATTGTTTCTCACCCAACCTACCGTTTCTATGCAGATCAAGCAACTCACAAAATCGGTAGGTTTGCCATTATTTGAGCAAGTGGGGAAGCGATTGTATTTGACGGAGGCAGGACGGGAATTATTTGCCACTTGTCGGCAGATTTTTGACAATATAGCCCAGTATGAAATGAAGGTGGCAGATTTAAAAGGGCTAAAACAGGGACAATTACGCTTGGCAGTAATTACAACAGCAAAATACTTTATTCCACGTTTGTTAGGGCCATTTTGCGAACTCTATCCAGGGATTGATATCTCGCTGCAAGTAACAAATCACGAACAAATTTTAGAAAGAATGAGTCAAAATCTGGATGACTTATATATTATGAGTCAAATTCCAGACAATATAGATGTGACTTGTGAACCATTTTTAGAAAACCCTTTGATAGTCTTCGCACCGACTAATCATCCGTTATCCAAGGAAAAAAATATTCCTATACAACGCTTATCTAACGAACCTTTTATTATGCGGGAACCTGGATCAGGAACTCGTCGCGCCGTCCAAAAGCTATTTGAAGAAGAAGGGGTAACGGTAAAAGTCAAGCTAGAATTGGGAAGTAACGAAGCAATTAAACAAGCGATCGCAGGTGGTTTAGGAATTTCTGTTTTATCCCGTCATACCTTACTGTCAGACACTTCAGAATTTAGCATTTTAGATGTACAACACTTCCCCATTCAGCGACATTGGTACATGGTTTACCCATCTGGCAAGCAGCTATCTATTGTCGCTCGTGCCTATTATGAGTATCTACTAGCTGCGGCAAAGAATTTTGTCGAGCAAAATGTTGATCCTGTTTCTAATAGTGCGTTTGAACCAAGTCACGGGTAA
- a CDS encoding BMC domain-containing protein: METYNQRPIRAIQGASSQETFQDTALGLVSTRSFPAIVGTADMMLKSAGVHLIGYEKTGSGHCTAIVRGGIADVRLAVESGVQTAEQFGQLVSSLVIPRPYPNLDIVLPITTRFTKLMEEGNYSRLSNQAIGLVETRGFPAMVGACDAMLKAADVQLAAYEKIGAGLCTAIIRGSVANVAVAVEAGMFEAERIGELNAVMVIPRPLDEMELTLPLARCWIEEREPLNLPVNIKEQVAEIEVLRLPDLTKLPTKVQEELWNDE, translated from the coding sequence ATGGAAACATATAATCAACGGCCTATTCGTGCCATCCAGGGAGCAAGTAGTCAAGAAACCTTTCAGGATACTGCTTTGGGTTTAGTTTCTACCCGCAGCTTTCCAGCGATCGTTGGTACAGCGGATATGATGCTGAAGTCAGCGGGAGTTCACCTCATTGGGTATGAAAAAACTGGTAGTGGTCATTGTACTGCGATCGTCCGGGGTGGAATTGCTGACGTGCGTCTGGCGGTAGAATCTGGTGTGCAAACGGCTGAACAGTTTGGTCAGCTAGTTTCTAGTTTGGTGATTCCCCGGCCTTATCCCAACTTAGATATAGTGCTTCCCATCACAACCCGTTTTACTAAATTGATGGAAGAGGGCAATTACAGCCGTCTGAGTAATCAAGCAATTGGTTTGGTAGAAACGCGAGGATTTCCAGCGATGGTAGGAGCTTGTGATGCCATGCTCAAAGCTGCTGATGTTCAGTTAGCAGCCTATGAAAAAATTGGTGCGGGTTTATGTACAGCCATTATTCGTGGTTCCGTAGCAAATGTGGCAGTAGCAGTGGAAGCGGGAATGTTTGAAGCCGAACGCATTGGGGAATTAAATGCAGTCATGGTAATTCCCCGACCTCTCGACGAAATGGAGCTAACCTTGCCATTAGCAAGATGTTGGATAGAAGAACGCGAACCGTTAAACTTACCAGTGAATATTAAAGAACAAGTTGCCGAAATCGAGGTACTAAGATTACCAGATTTAACCAAGCTACCTACAAAAGTTCAAGAAGAATTATGGAATGATGAATGA
- a CDS encoding transferase, translating to MSVPPLRLSNNFDTYISGEVTIHPSAVLAPGVILQAALNSKIIIGPGVCIGMGAILQVHEGTLEVEAGANLGAGFLMVGKGKIGANACIGSATTVFNYSVEPGEVVPPGSILGDTSRQITQTKQLEPSTNNPASTNTSPQQEEENGLGGVKEKVVSSTNFSASAFVDFKQNKSISYFKSPATPESQPPPVEEPVNNADSILEEAAQTSTEHNSDPSQPTTESPNGFGTQIYGQGSISRLLTTLFPHRQSLNDPNSDNQSE from the coding sequence ATGTCTGTGCCGCCACTGCGCCTCAGCAATAACTTTGATACTTACATTAGTGGTGAGGTGACTATTCATCCAAGCGCGGTACTTGCACCTGGGGTGATCCTCCAAGCGGCTTTAAACAGCAAGATCATCATTGGGCCAGGGGTCTGTATTGGTATGGGAGCAATTCTCCAAGTCCATGAAGGAACCTTAGAGGTAGAAGCAGGTGCAAACCTGGGAGCCGGGTTTTTGATGGTTGGCAAGGGCAAAATTGGAGCAAATGCTTGCATTGGTTCAGCAACAACAGTTTTTAACTATTCGGTTGAACCTGGAGAAGTAGTGCCACCGGGTTCAATTCTAGGAGACACCAGTCGGCAAATTACTCAAACAAAGCAACTAGAACCATCTACAAATAACCCAGCTTCTACAAATACATCACCGCAGCAGGAAGAAGAAAATGGCTTAGGGGGAGTTAAGGAAAAGGTAGTTTCCTCAACTAACTTCTCAGCTTCGGCTTTTGTGGATTTTAAACAAAACAAGTCGATTTCTTACTTTAAATCTCCCGCCACTCCAGAAAGCCAGCCTCCTCCGGTGGAAGAACCGGTCAATAATGCTGACTCCATCTTGGAAGAAGCCGCCCAAACGTCTACAGAACATAACTCAGACCCCAGTCAGCCAACCACAGAATCCCCTAACGGTTTCGGGACTCAAATTTATGGACAAGGGAGTATAAGCAGACTGTTGACTACATTGTTTCCTCATAGACAATCATTGAACGACCCAAACTCTGACAATCAGTCCGAGTAA
- a CDS encoding ribulose bisphosphate carboxylase small subunit has translation MSTEVVGQLRQLLASGSKISIEHVDQRRFRTGSWTSTGQIQASSEREALAAVERQLGEYPGEYVRLIGVDPKAKRRVLETIIQRP, from the coding sequence TTGAGTACAGAAGTAGTAGGTCAACTCCGGCAATTATTGGCTAGCGGCTCAAAAATTAGCATTGAGCATGTAGATCAACGGCGGTTCCGTACTGGTTCCTGGACTAGTACCGGTCAAATTCAAGCCTCTTCAGAAAGAGAAGCGCTCGCAGCCGTAGAAAGACAACTCGGCGAATATCCAGGGGAATATGTACGCTTAATTGGTGTTGACCCCAAAGCCAAGCGTCGGGTATTAGAAACGATTATTCAACGACCATAG